The Tessaracoccus aquimaris sequence CGTTCAATCGCGACCGTCGAGACGATGACCGTCGCGGTCCTCGTCGCGATGACGACCGCAAGCCGTATGGCCGCGATGACCGTGGACCGCGCCGGGACGATGACCGCAGGCCGTTCAACCGTGACGACCGCGGCCCGCGCCGTGATGACGACCGTAGGCCGTTCAACCGTGACGACCGCGGCCCGCGCCGGGACGATGACCGCAGGCCGTTCAACCGTGACGACCGCGGCCCGCGCCGTGACGATGACCGTAGGCCGTTCAACCGTGACGACGACCGACGCGGCTGGCGTGGCGAGGGCGAGGAGCGGGAACGTCGCTTCCACCCGGGCACCGAGGCACGCGCCGACGAGCCTGACACCCCGCAGGACTATGTGGAGAACGAACTGCCGTTCGGTGTGCGTGCCGAGCTGAAGAGCCTCCCCAAGGACCTGGCGGACATCGTCGGCGCCCACATCTGGGCGGCCGGCCACCTGATCGACGAGGACCCGGATCTCGCGTTCCGCCACGCGGAGGCCGCGCGCCGCCGCGCGGGTCGCCTGCCCATCGTGCGGGAGGCGGCCGCAGAGACCGCGTACGCGGCGGGGGAGTACGCCATCGCGCTGCGCGAGTTCCGCGCCATCCGCCGGATGAACGGCGGCGACGACCTGCTGCCGGTGATCGCCGACTGCGAGCGCGCGCTCGGGCGGCATCGTGACGCGCTTGCCGTGCTTGCGGAACTCGATCCCGCGACCCGCAACATCGAGCTGCGGATCGAGTGCCTCCTTGTTGAGGCAGGGATCCGCGACGACCTTGGCCAGCGTGCCGAGGCTCTGCGTCTGCTGAAGGCGGCCATCGGACGCAAGATCGGGGCGCCCGGCGCGCAGGCGCGACTGCGCTACGCGTACGCCGACCTGCTCGAGCGGCAGGGCGACGCGCAGGGCGCACGTGAGTGGTTCACCTCCGCGGCCGCCCTCGACCAGCATGCCGACCTTGACGTCGCCGACCGGCTCGCGTCTATCGACGGCGTCGTGCTTCCCGACTTCGCCGACGACGAGGACGAGGACGACGACCTCGACGAGGACGACTCTGACGAGGACCTTGACGAGGACGACTCCGATGAGGACCTTGACGAGGACGACTCCGATGAGGACCTTGACGAGGACGACTCCGATGAGGACCTTGACGAGGACGACTCCGATGAGGACCTTGACGAGGACGATTCCGATGAGGACCTTGACGAGGACGATTCCGATGAGGACCTTGACGAGGACGATTCCGATGAGGACCTCGACGAGGACGATTCCGATGAGGACCTCGACGAGGACGATTCCGATGAGGACCTCGACCAGGACGACCCCGACGAAGAGGACCTGGAAGGGGAGGACGAGGCGACCCCGGCGGCCGAGGACGAGGCTGCCGACGATAGCCTGGAGCCGACCGACGACGAGGGGGACGAGCGGGAATGAAGGCTCTGGCACAGGACTACGACGCTGCCCTGTTCGACCTCGACGGGGTGATCTACCTCGGCCCGTTCGCCATCGACGGCGTCCCTGAGGCGCTGGAGGAGTTGCGATCGCGCGGCAACCGGGTCGGCTTCGTCACCAACAATGCGGCCAGGACGCCGGCCACCGTCGCCGAGCACCTCGTCGAACTCGGCATCGAGGCGGACACCGATGACGTGGTGAACTCGACGATGGCCACGCTCCGGATGCTCGGCGACGACCTGGAGCCGGGCACCCGCATCCTTGCGGTCGGCACCGACGCGCTCCGGGAGCAGTTGCGAGGCGCGGGCTTCACGGTCGTCAACTCCCTCGACGACGACCCGGCCGCCGTGGTGCAGGGTTACAGCCCCACCATCGAGTTCCCCAAGCTGGAGGAGGCCGCCCTGGCCGTCCAGCGCGGCGCCGCCTGGTACGCGACCAACCCCGACATGACCCGGCCCTCCGACAGGGGCCTTGTGCCCGGGCTCGGAGCGCAGCTCGCCGTGGTGCGTGCCTGCGTCACGGTCGACCCGCAGATCGCGGGTAAGCCGTACCGGCCGCTGCTCGACGAGACGGTCCTCAGGCTCGAGGCCGACCATCCCATCTTCGTCGGCGACCGCACCGACACCGACATCCTCGGCGCCAACAACGTCGGCATGGACTCGCTGTTCGTCTTCACCGGCGCCCACGGCAAGCACGACCTCGCCGCCGCGCCGCCCGAGTACCGGCCGACCTACATCGGCTACGACGCCAGCGCACTGCTCGAGCCGCCCCGCGTGGCCGAGTTCCACGGCCAGCGGTTCGTCTGCGGCTACCAGGAGGTCGACCTCACCGACGACGCCGCCTACCTCTCCACCCGTCCCGTCACGCGCGACGAGCAACTCGACGCGTTGTGGGCGGGCCTGCAGGCTGCGTGGCGTTTCGACCTGAACATCGACGCGGTGCTCAACTCGATCGACACCCTGAGATGAGCCTCCCGACGCCCCGCAGCGCCGCCCCCGCCGACCAGCGCCGTCAGGAACTGGTCGCGGAGGCCTTGGAGGCGCTGGAGGGCGTCGAGGAGCTTCCCCTCGAGGAGCAGACCGCCCGGCTCACCGAGGCCCAGTCGGTGCTGGCAGGCGTCCTCAGCAACGACCCCCTGACGATCCAGCGAGGCCTCCCAGGCGTCACCACGTGAGACTCGATCTCGCGCTCGTGATGCGCGGCATCGCGCGCTCCCGAGGGCAGGCGGCGGGCCTGATCGGCGACGGCAAGGTCCAGGTCGACGGCGTCCCCGCGACCAAGGCGTCCCAACCCGTCTCTGACGACCAGGAACTGACCGCAGACGTCGACCCCTGGGTCTCGCGCGCCGCCCACAAACTGCTCGGCGCCCTCGACGCCACCGGCATCGACGTCCGCGGCCGGGCGCTCGACGCCGGCGCCTCCACCGGTGGCTTCACGCAGGTCTGCCTCGCGCGCGGCGCCGACCTCGTCTACGCCGTCGACGTCGGCCACGACCAACTCGCCCCCGAGGTCCGGGCCGACCCGCGCGTGCGCGTCGCGGAGGGGCTGAACCTGCGCGACCTGACCCTCGACGACGTGGACGGCCAGCCCGTCGACCTGATCGTCGGCGACGTGTCGTTCATCTCGCTGACGCTGCTTCTCGAGCCGCTGCTCGGCGTCCTCGCCGAGGGCGGAACGGCGTTGCTGCTCGTCAAGCCGCAGTTCGAGGTCGGGCGGGGCAGGCTCGGCGCGGGCGGGGTGGTGCGCGACGCGACGCTTCGCCGCCGCGCCGTCGACGCCGTCGTCGCGAAGGCCAACGACCTGGGCTGGGTGGAAAGGTGGCGCGGCGAGTCGCCGCTGCCCGGCTCGGCTGGCAACGTTGAGTTCTTTGTCCGGCTGACTCGGTAGTCTGGGGCCGTGAAGCAGCGAACCGTCGCCGTGCTCGTGCACCCAGAGCGCGAGGAGGCAATCGTCAAGGCCGTCCAGTTCATGGAGGCCCTCCACGCCATGGGGTTCGGCTTCCTCGTCTTCGAGAGCGACCTCGAGCGACTGGCCGAACGCGTGCCAGAGGCGCACATCACCGACCTCGACCACCGCCCAGCAGAACTGGCGGTCGTCTTCGGCGGCGACGGCACCATCCTGCGCGCCGCCGAATGGTCCCTGCCCCTCGGGGTGCCGCTGCTCGGCGTCAACCTCGGCCATGTCGGCTTCCTCGCCGAGATGGAACCGTCCGACCTTGAGGAACTGCCCTCCGTCGTCGCCGAGCGCCGCTACGACGTCGAGGAACGCACCACCTTGAAGGTCGAGGTACGCGACGCCGAGGGGACGCTGACCTGGGCCTCACCCGCCGTCAACGAGGTGTCGCTGGAGAAGCTCGCCCGGGAGCGGATGCTCACCGTGCTTGTCAGCGTCGACGACCGGCCGCTCTCACGGTGGGGGTGTGACGGCGTGCTCGTGTCCACCCCGACCGGCTCGACCGCCTACGGCTTCTCGGCGGGCGGGCCCGTCATCTGGCCCGACGTCCAGGCGATGCTCGTGGTCCCGCTGGCCGCACACGCGCTGTTCAACCGGCCGATGGTGCTCAGCCCCACCTCCAAGGTGACCCTCGACATCCCGGACGACGCGGGAACCCAGGGCATCTTGTGGTGCGACGGGCGGCGAAGCCACGAACTGACCCTCGGGGAACGCGTCACGATCGTGTCCAACTCCCAGAAGGTGCGCATCGCGCGGCTCGGCGAGCAGCCGTTCACCACCCGACTCGTGAAGAAGTTCGCGCTGCCCGTCAACGGCTGGCGCGAGAAGCGGGACCAGTAGTGCTCACCACCCTGCGGCTCACCGCCTTCGGCGTGGTCGACGGGGCCGAGCTGGAACTCGGGCCCGGCCTGACGGCGCTCACCGGTGAGACCGGAGCGGGCAAGACCATGATCGTGTCCGGGCTCGGCCATCTGCTAGGCGCCCGCGCCGACGCGGGCATCGTGCGGCGCGGCGCTGACAAGGCCGTCGTCGAGGGCCGCTGGGCCGTCGACGACCGGGTCGCCGGGCGCGTCGGCGACGCGGGAGGAGACGTCGAGGACGGCGAACTGATCACCCTGCGCCAGGTCGGCGCCAACGGCCGCTCACGGGCGGTCGTCGGGGAGCGGGCGTGCCCGTCTCGACGCTCGGCGAGCTGCTCAGCGACATCGCCACCATCCACGGCCAATCGGGCCAGATGCGGCTCTCCACCCCAGAGCGGCAGCGCGAACTCCTCGACGCCCGCGCCCGGCCCGC is a genomic window containing:
- a CDS encoding NAD kinase, which codes for MKQRTVAVLVHPEREEAIVKAVQFMEALHAMGFGFLVFESDLERLAERVPEAHITDLDHRPAELAVVFGGDGTILRAAEWSLPLGVPLLGVNLGHVGFLAEMEPSDLEELPSVVAERRYDVEERTTLKVEVRDAEGTLTWASPAVNEVSLEKLARERMLTVLVSVDDRPLSRWGCDGVLVSTPTGSTAYGFSAGGPVIWPDVQAMLVVPLAAHALFNRPMVLSPTSKVTLDIPDDAGTQGILWCDGRRSHELTLGERVTIVSNSQKVRIARLGEQPFTTRLVKKFALPVNGWREKRDQ
- a CDS encoding TlyA family RNA methyltransferase, which translates into the protein MRLDLALVMRGIARSRGQAAGLIGDGKVQVDGVPATKASQPVSDDQELTADVDPWVSRAAHKLLGALDATGIDVRGRALDAGASTGGFTQVCLARGADLVYAVDVGHDQLAPEVRADPRVRVAEGLNLRDLTLDDVDGQPVDLIVGDVSFISLTLLLEPLLGVLAEGGTALLLVKPQFEVGRGRLGAGGVVRDATLRRRAVDAVVAKANDLGWVERWRGESPLPGSAGNVEFFVRLTR
- a CDS encoding HAD-IIA family hydrolase, whose translation is MKALAQDYDAALFDLDGVIYLGPFAIDGVPEALEELRSRGNRVGFVTNNAARTPATVAEHLVELGIEADTDDVVNSTMATLRMLGDDLEPGTRILAVGTDALREQLRGAGFTVVNSLDDDPAAVVQGYSPTIEFPKLEEAALAVQRGAAWYATNPDMTRPSDRGLVPGLGAQLAVVRACVTVDPQIAGKPYRPLLDETVLRLEADHPIFVGDRTDTDILGANNVGMDSLFVFTGAHGKHDLAAAPPEYRPTYIGYDASALLEPPRVAEFHGQRFVCGYQEVDLTDDAAYLSTRPVTRDEQLDALWAGLQAAWRFDLNIDAVLNSIDTLR